A single Desulfovibrio gilichinskyi DNA region contains:
- a CDS encoding tetratricopeptide repeat protein, with the protein MKSVRIVATALTLVTMLCSCTSYMTGSYYLKNRKYDSCIDEMQRSFGEDPQDADAAYFLGRCYLAEGKAQKSLPAFKKAVRLEPDNAEYNLWLGINHWALADFENEFKSYNKVIEIEPDHTSATLYLGHSYFDRGKWTEAIACYDKVIKKDPYNPEALFNRAEAKWQIGEREELTEEWKKYLDYYPDGVRAMRAVLRLNSLGDFSYRNYLIGQRVLTLKTPEFKQGKSDMSYKSMSSTSVIAAIMDSNKDLKINVISFVKGDKALARMRSIEIRHQILAGHGDIDPKRILLSWFDVPDEVETSEGLKSIDETVLFITEAN; encoded by the coding sequence ATGAAATCAGTCAGGATTGTAGCAACAGCCTTAACCTTAGTCACAATGCTGTGTTCATGTACCAGCTATATGACAGGTTCATACTACTTGAAAAACAGGAAATATGACAGCTGTATAGATGAAATGCAGAGATCTTTCGGGGAAGATCCTCAAGACGCAGATGCAGCTTATTTTCTGGGCAGATGCTACTTGGCTGAGGGAAAAGCGCAAAAATCACTTCCCGCCTTTAAAAAGGCTGTCCGGCTTGAACCGGACAATGCGGAATACAACTTATGGTTAGGAATTAATCATTGGGCTCTGGCAGACTTCGAAAATGAATTCAAGTCTTACAATAAGGTCATTGAAATAGAACCTGATCATACTTCAGCAACTCTTTACCTTGGCCACAGTTATTTTGATCGTGGTAAATGGACAGAAGCTATAGCCTGTTATGACAAGGTAATCAAAAAGGACCCATATAACCCTGAAGCTCTTTTTAACAGAGCGGAAGCGAAGTGGCAGATTGGCGAACGCGAGGAGCTGACAGAAGAATGGAAAAAGTATCTGGATTATTATCCTGATGGTGTCAGGGCGATGCGCGCCGTTCTTCGTCTAAATTCACTGGGGGATTTCTCCTATCGTAATTACCTGATAGGACAGCGAGTTCTGACTTTAAAAACTCCTGAATTCAAACAGGGTAAATCCGATATGAGTTATAAATCCATGAGCTCCACATCTGTAATTGCCGCGATCATGGATAGCAATAAGGATCTGAAAATCAACGTAATATCCTTTGTAAAAGGAGACAAAGCGCTGGCCAGGATGAGGAGCATTGAAATTCGCCACCAGATTTTGGCGGGTCATGGTGATATAGATCCAAAGCGCATCCTACTCAGCTGGTTTGACGTACCGGATGAAGTTGAGACCTCCGAAGGTTTAAAATCAATAGATGAAACAGTGTTGTTCATAACAGAAGCTAACTAA
- a CDS encoding RNA polymerase sigma factor: MSIENEMSVVKKVLNGEVQAFEILVLKYQSPIYNLMFRIFRDENEADDIAQEAFLKAFKKLNKFRGGRFFSWLYALSLNVARDRLRSKKKFDDLFYVPENIADYPDMTNEIKVMEDMRDAEKLYTLIENLPLGYTEPLLMRFREDLSLKEVAELTGLGLSGTKMRIQRGLAMLRKRLEEQND, from the coding sequence ATGAGCATTGAGAATGAAATGTCTGTGGTGAAAAAAGTCTTGAACGGCGAGGTTCAAGCTTTCGAAATTCTTGTGCTCAAATATCAATCTCCAATCTATAATTTAATGTTTAGAATATTTCGCGATGAAAATGAGGCAGATGATATAGCGCAAGAAGCTTTTCTCAAGGCTTTTAAAAAACTGAACAAATTTCGAGGCGGGCGATTTTTTTCGTGGTTGTATGCTCTCAGTTTGAATGTCGCCCGTGACCGTTTGCGTAGTAAGAAAAAATTTGATGACCTTTTTTATGTTCCGGAAAATATAGCCGACTACCCTGATATGACAAATGAAATTAAGGTGATGGAAGATATGCGAGATGCTGAAAAATTGTATACACTTATCGAAAATCTTCCTTTGGGGTATACAGAACCTCTTCTTATGCGGTTCAGGGAGGATTTGTCCCTTAAAGAAGTGGCGGAACTGACAGGATTAGGTCTGAGTGGAACCAAGATGCGCATTCAAAGAGGGCTTGCGATGCTAAGGAAAAGACTGGAGGAACAAAATGACTGA
- a CDS encoding CopG family ribbon-helix-helix protein — protein sequence MSTVTARVSDETASRLDALAKATNRSKSFLVASALERFLEEQSWQIAQTIDSLEQADNGEFATSSEVQDAFDKWGLKVEAD from the coding sequence ATGAGCACAGTAACCGCCCGCGTTTCAGACGAAACAGCATCAAGATTGGATGCTCTTGCAAAGGCCACAAACCGCAGCAAGTCGTTCCTTGTCGCAAGTGCACTTGAGCGTTTTTTAGAAGAGCAGTCATGGCAGATAGCACAGACTATTGATAGCTTAGAACAAGCTGATAATGGCGAATTTGCAACATCCTCTGAAGTTCAGGATGCTTTTGATAAGTGGGGGCTGAAGGTTGAAGCTGACTAA
- a CDS encoding type II toxin-antitoxin system RelE/ParE family toxin translates to MKLTKIRWTKNTIRDLNSIRSYLAEQSDEKVMQLEAQRIWDGCQRLKQFPESGRPGRVPMTREIVISPYIIPYRIQGEYVDILNIFHSSQQFIY, encoded by the coding sequence TTGAAGCTGACTAAAATCCGTTGGACGAAGAACACAATTAGAGATCTGAACTCCATCCGAAGCTACTTAGCCGAGCAATCAGATGAAAAAGTAATGCAGCTTGAAGCTCAACGCATATGGGACGGCTGCCAACGGCTAAAACAGTTCCCTGAAAGCGGTCGCCCGGGGCGTGTCCCCATGACACGGGAAATTGTCATCTCACCTTATATTATACCCTACCGTATTCAGGGTGAATACGTTGATATTCTTAATATTTTTCATTCTTCGCAACAGTTTATTTATTGA
- a CDS encoding AAA family ATPase — protein MKDKFESIREVKNIHEAQLNIPTKLYGREKAIGCMVDVFERACGGKGLLMLVPGYSGVGKTSLVQQLKSPIAQRNGFFCQGKFNQFQQGVPYFAIQQAMTDLLNQLLGEDEARRNEWKQKLLEVMGDLGQLLIDLSPKFEIFIGRQPNVAKISPLEARHRFIVFFKTILQVFCKPDHPLVLFIDDWQWADAASIELLRQIGLSDDLNYFLIIAAYRNNEINEKHPFAMALNVLRQLGSPITTQEVKPLGFDDVGQFVNDALKPLVENFAGLTKIIHDRTQGNPFFMHAFLKYIYDCGTLRYDSVENIWRWNVDQADMEKFPEDVVEVFTNRFRQYDHKKQKLLFQAASLGNEFELSQLCMVSGYDLETCLNLLSSEIRKQFLIALTGESKTIDNGQMPTYLRFVHDRVQQAAYNLIPEESQPAEQLAIGRVLLKNLDLDQANLSDHLFEITRHMNAGKHLLNDPEERIHLLELNVRTARKAKLATAFKAALDFHREAGALLEDAATAENAWEIHHDLTMALYLEWAETEFLEGDKDKSERHAQTALDKARTPLEKAEAQRVLIVQYTLQARYPEAIAAGRGGLEALGISLPEADYKVMRNIGIKQVRANIKGKQVGSFFDMPIMSNPEMSKATQLLITLGPPCYRSHQQLWSVLVTTVVNIILQYGNMPEVGYSHTALAGLLIWAENDFALAREFTDLSVNLMTQKFEAPADRSVFYLMIGSSARHWFFHMNRSSQDYADAYEVGSRFGNLQYAAYAFGHDMYCRFFQGTPLQELRKETENSLNFSRTRYNQWAIDLLEGGCHIIDELTGEDAEHKSDPNWEEKYFQAVDEHHNIQVACIYKVIRSFELYIMGKFEQAIRFSDQANAIIYTVGLQGLLPWPEHLLIRFMIHASMYEKQDDDTRALWDEEMNSTLERFKVWAKHCPSNYEFKYYLAQAELARLHERNEESIVFYERAISATQEGSFLQWQGVASERIARLWESHGLDLHAVIYWQQAYNCYDIWGSYIKTASIEQNFQERMLRFFPKSTEGEYNNLLENIRNTMVVRQVELLRSREKQSEEISKRRDAERQSHELTQATARLREEVARRKEIEERLKEKEASLVEAQRLAKVGSWKFDLQTGEIWGSDQGFQIYGLEPPASKLLPIKKIEACIPEKERVNQALMDLINKEKPYDIEFEIFPADGSAPKIIISKANLIRDNKGNPTQVTGVIQDITERKNMERQLAYAHKLESIGQLAAGVAHEINTPIMYVFGNIHFLKNSMDSITQLLEKYNTIYQLVKDKKDATSFLPVVEKAIKDAELNFLLEEIPKAIIDSEKGLDRVAHIVKAMKKFSHPDMDEMKMIDVNDAVENTITIAYNEWRYDSVIVRNFAKDLPLLQFTPGDFNQVILNLLVNAAHANSEMIRKAGGKGTISISTISDGESLKISIKDTGVGIPLENQHKIFDQFFTTKEVGKGTGQGLSITHSIVKKHGGTITFNTETNKGTTFVLYFPLKQKDLDGI, from the coding sequence TTGAAGGATAAATTTGAAAGCATCCGAGAAGTAAAGAATATCCACGAGGCTCAATTAAACATACCCACAAAGCTGTATGGTCGAGAAAAGGCCATAGGCTGTATGGTTGACGTTTTCGAGCGAGCTTGCGGAGGTAAGGGGCTTCTTATGCTTGTTCCGGGATATTCCGGCGTAGGTAAAACATCGCTTGTTCAACAGCTCAAGTCGCCGATCGCCCAGCGCAACGGATTCTTCTGCCAAGGTAAATTCAACCAGTTTCAACAGGGTGTCCCCTACTTCGCTATCCAACAGGCCATGACCGACCTGCTGAATCAGCTTCTCGGCGAAGATGAAGCTCGCCGGAATGAGTGGAAGCAGAAACTGCTCGAAGTTATGGGAGACCTGGGTCAACTGCTGATTGATCTGTCACCGAAGTTTGAAATTTTCATTGGCCGGCAACCGAATGTGGCAAAAATAAGTCCATTGGAGGCACGCCACCGATTCATCGTTTTTTTTAAAACCATCCTTCAGGTCTTCTGCAAGCCTGATCACCCGCTGGTCCTGTTCATTGACGACTGGCAATGGGCCGATGCAGCCTCAATAGAACTCCTAAGGCAGATTGGACTCAGTGATGATCTTAATTATTTTCTTATCATTGCGGCATATCGTAACAACGAGATCAATGAAAAGCATCCTTTTGCAATGGCTCTGAACGTGTTGCGCCAGCTTGGAAGTCCGATAACGACACAAGAAGTCAAGCCTCTGGGATTTGATGATGTCGGGCAATTTGTTAATGATGCTCTGAAACCCTTGGTCGAGAACTTTGCAGGGTTAACAAAAATTATTCATGACCGGACACAGGGCAATCCGTTCTTTATGCATGCTTTTCTGAAATACATCTACGATTGCGGAACGCTGCGTTATGACTCTGTAGAAAATATTTGGCGTTGGAACGTGGACCAGGCGGATATGGAAAAATTTCCCGAAGACGTAGTTGAAGTATTCACAAACCGTTTTCGTCAATATGACCACAAAAAACAAAAGTTACTTTTCCAAGCGGCAAGCCTGGGCAATGAGTTCGAATTGTCACAGCTGTGTATGGTTAGCGGTTATGACCTTGAAACCTGTCTCAATCTTTTGAGTAGTGAAATCAGGAAACAGTTTCTTATTGCGCTTACCGGAGAATCAAAGACTATAGATAATGGACAGATGCCGACTTACCTTCGATTTGTCCACGACCGGGTGCAACAGGCTGCGTATAATCTTATTCCTGAAGAATCCCAACCGGCTGAGCAACTTGCAATCGGCAGAGTGCTTTTGAAAAACTTAGATTTGGATCAGGCAAATTTGTCCGATCATCTTTTCGAAATTACAAGACACATGAACGCGGGCAAACATCTTCTTAATGATCCCGAAGAACGTATTCACTTACTGGAACTGAACGTTCGGACAGCTCGCAAGGCTAAGTTGGCCACAGCCTTCAAAGCTGCACTGGATTTTCACAGAGAAGCAGGAGCGTTACTGGAGGATGCGGCTACAGCTGAAAATGCTTGGGAAATACATCATGATCTGACCATGGCGTTATATCTGGAATGGGCAGAGACTGAATTTCTCGAAGGAGATAAAGACAAATCGGAACGGCATGCACAGACTGCACTGGATAAGGCCAGAACTCCTCTTGAAAAAGCTGAAGCACAGCGAGTGCTGATTGTTCAGTACACCTTACAGGCGCGATACCCTGAAGCCATCGCGGCCGGACGCGGCGGCCTTGAAGCTCTCGGCATATCATTGCCAGAGGCGGACTACAAAGTCATGCGGAATATAGGGATCAAACAGGTACGCGCAAACATCAAAGGAAAACAAGTAGGCTCGTTTTTCGATATGCCGATTATGAGTAATCCTGAAATGAGCAAGGCCACGCAATTGCTTATTACCTTGGGGCCGCCCTGCTATCGTTCCCATCAACAGTTATGGTCAGTGCTTGTAACTACTGTGGTCAACATTATTCTGCAATACGGGAATATGCCAGAGGTCGGTTACAGCCACACGGCCTTGGCCGGTCTGCTAATCTGGGCGGAGAATGATTTCGCTCTTGCCCGTGAATTTACCGACCTTTCGGTCAACCTCATGACGCAGAAATTTGAGGCTCCTGCCGACAGAAGTGTTTTCTATCTCATGATCGGCAGTTCGGCCAGACATTGGTTTTTCCACATGAACCGTTCCAGTCAGGACTATGCGGACGCTTATGAAGTCGGCTCGCGGTTCGGCAATTTGCAATACGCGGCCTACGCCTTCGGACACGACATGTATTGCCGCTTTTTTCAGGGAACGCCCTTGCAAGAGCTGCGAAAAGAGACAGAAAACTCGCTGAACTTCAGTCGCACACGCTACAATCAATGGGCAATTGATCTTTTGGAGGGAGGTTGCCACATCATCGACGAATTGACCGGCGAGGATGCGGAACACAAAAGCGATCCAAACTGGGAAGAAAAATATTTTCAGGCTGTAGACGAGCATCATAACATTCAGGTTGCCTGTATTTACAAGGTTATCCGATCATTTGAGCTGTACATTATGGGCAAATTTGAGCAGGCCATTCGATTTTCAGATCAGGCTAACGCTATCATTTATACTGTCGGACTTCAGGGGCTGCTCCCATGGCCGGAACATCTGCTCATCCGTTTCATGATTCATGCCTCCATGTATGAAAAGCAGGATGATGATACCCGTGCCCTCTGGGACGAAGAGATGAATTCGACCCTCGAACGGTTCAAAGTCTGGGCTAAACACTGTCCGTCCAACTATGAATTTAAATACTATCTGGCCCAAGCAGAACTGGCTCGTTTGCATGAACGTAACGAGGAATCAATTGTATTTTACGAGCGTGCCATAAGTGCAACGCAAGAAGGAAGCTTTTTGCAATGGCAAGGTGTTGCAAGTGAACGAATCGCCAGGCTTTGGGAAAGCCACGGTCTAGATCTTCACGCAGTAATTTACTGGCAACAGGCGTACAATTGCTATGACATCTGGGGCAGCTACATCAAAACGGCTTCCATAGAACAGAACTTTCAAGAACGGATGCTGCGCTTTTTTCCAAAGTCAACAGAAGGAGAATATAATAACCTGCTGGAGAACATTCGCAATACAATGGTAGTAAGGCAAGTGGAATTACTGCGGTCGCGAGAGAAGCAAAGCGAAGAAATATCTAAACGCAGAGATGCAGAGCGGCAGTCGCATGAGCTTACCCAAGCTACGGCACGACTGCGAGAAGAGGTGGCGCGGCGCAAGGAAATCGAAGAAAGGCTGAAAGAAAAAGAAGCAAGCCTGGTAGAAGCGCAGCGTTTAGCTAAAGTCGGCAGTTGGAAATTCGACCTGCAAACCGGAGAAATATGGGGGTCGGATCAAGGTTTTCAAATATACGGACTGGAGCCACCTGCTTCAAAGTTACTTCCAATTAAAAAGATTGAAGCATGCATTCCAGAAAAAGAACGAGTTAATCAGGCTCTCATGGATTTGATTAACAAAGAAAAGCCGTATGATATTGAGTTTGAGATTTTCCCGGCTGACGGATCAGCTCCAAAAATAATCATTTCCAAAGCAAACCTGATACGAGACAACAAGGGTAATCCAACACAAGTTACCGGAGTAATTCAGGATATTACCGAACGCAAGAATATGGAGCGACAGCTGGCGTATGCCCATAAACTGGAATCCATAGGCCAACTGGCCGCAGGTGTTGCCCATGAGATCAATACCCCAATTATGTATGTATTTGGAAATATCCATTTTCTGAAAAACTCAATGGACAGCATCACTCAACTTTTAGAAAAGTATAATACAATATATCAGCTTGTTAAGGACAAAAAAGATGCAACTTCATTCCTGCCTGTCGTGGAAAAGGCAATAAAGGATGCAGAATTGAACTTCCTGTTGGAGGAAATACCCAAAGCTATCATTGATTCAGAGAAGGGCCTCGATCGTGTTGCCCATATCGTTAAGGCCATGAAGAAATTCTCACATCCCGACATGGATGAAATGAAGATGATAGATGTCAACGATGCTGTGGAGAATACGATTACTATCGCGTATAACGAATGGCGGTACGACTCCGTTATTGTAAGGAACTTTGCAAAAGACCTCCCCCTGCTCCAGTTCACACCCGGCGATTTCAATCAGGTCATTCTAAATCTGCTGGTCAACGCTGCGCACGCTAACTCCGAAATGATCCGCAAGGCCGGAGGCAAAGGAACTATCTCTATTTCCACAATATCGGACGGAGAATCACTGAAAATATCCATCAAAGACACAGGAGTTGGTATTCCCTTAGAAAATCAACACAAAATTTTCGACCAATTCTTCACCACCAAGGAAGTCGGAAAAGGAACGGGGCAAGGACTATCAATCACTCACTCCATAGTGAAAAAACACGGTGGAACAATCACATTCAACACAGAAACAAACAAGGGAACTACTTTTGTTCTATATTTCCCTTTAAAACAGAAAGATCTGGATGGGATTTAG
- a CDS encoding methyl-accepting chemotaxis protein, whose product MNFKSIKTKIILMAACCLAVSVAALISIQIINQNKTQTFVTSEVDKLIEAATKVSLMGIARSEAGVIRAKLEVNINTARTIASTFKTLQSNPEIKNNINLRNTFNDILLTVLKDNDDFLGTYSAWEPNALDGADATYAGKTADGYDSSGRFVPYWNRDKNGKIDHQALVGYEDSSRYSNGIRKGGWYLSPKESGRENILDPFPYIVQGKQEWLTSMSVPIAVNGKFLGIGGSDLRLAFVQNLCENVAKTIYDGKATLKVISHLGIIVADSSNPENVGKPIDQTDSKNSDEVKDLTAKGKAYINLGKSNGLVQVMAPMPLAKTGTPWSVLIEVDRSVVFADSINLNKEMEANASDSQATALLTGGGIVVLACFVLWFLAGNIVAPIKKSVTYAESVAGGDFEQTLDINQIDEIGVLAEALKKMVENLEHKILEAEEKSKAAEQEAIRANKAVAEANKAKEQAARAERDGKLQAASELEEVVSIVTSASEQLSAQIQQSNRSTEEQSFQISETATSMEEMNATVLEVAKNASNSADTANLTKEKAQTGSKIVSQVLTSMEEVQTLALQLKEDVATLGKNAENIGQVMEVISDIADQTNLLALNAAIEAARAGEAGRGFAVVADEVRKLAEKTMTATQEVGKAISDIQNGTRTNITHVETAVTKINETTKLSGESGEALNAIVSYVEETSQQVYSIATASEEQSAASDEINRSLTQIAEISSETTRAMEESAKAVEEMAKQAQVLQNLIIHMKS is encoded by the coding sequence ATGAATTTCAAATCAATTAAAACAAAAATTATTCTCATGGCAGCATGCTGCCTTGCTGTTTCAGTAGCAGCTTTAATCAGTATTCAAATTATTAACCAAAACAAAACACAGACATTTGTTACCAGTGAAGTTGATAAACTTATTGAAGCTGCAACAAAAGTGAGCCTAATGGGCATCGCCAGATCTGAAGCAGGAGTGATTCGTGCAAAACTTGAAGTTAACATCAATACTGCAAGGACCATTGCAAGTACATTCAAGACATTACAGTCAAATCCTGAAATAAAAAATAATATTAACTTAAGAAACACATTTAACGATATTTTATTAACAGTTTTAAAAGATAATGATGATTTTTTGGGAACCTATAGTGCATGGGAGCCTAACGCACTTGACGGAGCAGATGCTACTTATGCTGGTAAAACAGCAGATGGTTATGATTCAAGCGGTAGATTCGTTCCTTACTGGAACAGAGATAAAAATGGTAAGATAGACCATCAGGCACTGGTAGGATATGAAGACAGCAGCCGGTACTCAAATGGAATAAGAAAAGGAGGCTGGTATCTTTCACCAAAAGAAAGTGGGCGTGAAAACATCCTCGATCCATTTCCATACATAGTACAAGGAAAACAGGAATGGCTTACCAGTATGTCCGTACCTATCGCAGTAAATGGGAAATTTCTTGGTATCGGAGGTTCAGATTTAAGACTCGCTTTTGTGCAAAACCTCTGTGAAAATGTCGCAAAGACTATTTACGATGGAAAAGCTACTCTCAAAGTAATCAGTCATCTAGGTATAATCGTAGCTGACAGCTCCAATCCTGAGAATGTAGGAAAACCAATCGATCAAACAGATTCTAAAAATTCTGATGAAGTAAAAGATCTTACCGCAAAAGGTAAAGCATATATCAACTTAGGTAAATCAAACGGACTTGTGCAGGTGATGGCTCCAATGCCCCTTGCAAAAACAGGAACACCTTGGTCTGTTTTGATTGAGGTTGATCGCAGCGTAGTTTTTGCAGACTCTATTAATCTAAATAAAGAAATGGAAGCTAATGCTTCAGATAGTCAGGCAACAGCTCTTCTTACTGGTGGCGGTATTGTTGTACTGGCATGTTTTGTTCTCTGGTTCCTCGCAGGGAATATTGTCGCCCCGATAAAGAAATCTGTTACTTATGCAGAAAGTGTTGCGGGAGGCGATTTTGAGCAAACTCTAGATATTAATCAAATTGATGAAATCGGAGTTTTGGCTGAAGCTCTTAAAAAAATGGTCGAAAATCTTGAACATAAGATTCTTGAAGCTGAAGAAAAAAGCAAAGCAGCTGAGCAGGAAGCTATAAGAGCAAATAAAGCCGTTGCTGAAGCTAATAAAGCTAAAGAGCAGGCTGCCAGAGCTGAAAGAGATGGCAAGCTGCAAGCTGCAAGCGAGCTGGAAGAAGTTGTCAGCATTGTAACCTCTGCTTCTGAACAACTTTCCGCACAAATTCAACAGTCAAACCGTAGTACCGAAGAACAGTCCTTTCAGATCAGCGAAACAGCAACGTCAATGGAAGAAATGAATGCAACTGTTCTAGAAGTTGCTAAAAATGCTTCAAACTCTGCTGACACAGCTAATTTAACTAAAGAAAAAGCTCAAACTGGTTCAAAGATAGTCTCCCAAGTTCTTACCAGCATGGAAGAAGTCCAGACGCTTGCTTTACAACTTAAAGAAGATGTTGCGACACTTGGAAAGAATGCTGAAAATATAGGGCAGGTTATGGAGGTTATTTCTGACATAGCAGATCAAACCAACCTTCTAGCACTGAATGCCGCAATCGAAGCAGCCAGAGCCGGTGAAGCTGGAAGAGGATTCGCTGTTGTTGCAGATGAAGTCCGCAAACTTGCTGAAAAAACTATGACAGCGACACAAGAAGTAGGAAAAGCAATTAGCGACATTCAAAACGGAACCAGAACAAATATAACTCACGTTGAAACTGCAGTTACAAAAATCAACGAAACTACAAAACTCTCAGGAGAATCTGGTGAAGCCCTCAATGCAATTGTTTCTTATGTGGAAGAAACCTCACAACAGGTCTATAGCATAGCTACAGCCTCTGAGGAGCAGTCAGCAGCAAGTGATGAAATTAACAGATCCCTTACTCAGATTGCTGAAATATCTTCTGAAACAACACGGGCCATGGAAGAATCAGCCAAAGCTGTTGAAGAAATGGCTAAACAAGCTCAGGTTCTCCAGAATCTCATAATCCATATGAAGAGCTAA
- a CDS encoding substrate-binding domain-containing protein: MDDKKTGMNRRAFLKGGGAALAAAALTVPAAASASTTASATGQSLQVWSCGGLAEAFIQANKIWEQKTGIHISYTGAFAGALGKSLLGSAQTEVFAPRVLSLAKKLKEQGKMLSFRPLCFTKYVLITPKGNPAGITSIADLKRSEVKTLLSPDSSPPGGAAVMGLLKKSGVVKEATANAVRLGSCVQHDVADVASGECDASVVELRITRLPRYKDAFDIIDIPEEFFPAPPIPFNIGVMKWAKDKKMAEEYVNFICSETGQACFENAGFIPALSAEGERLAKKYGVIDG; the protein is encoded by the coding sequence GTGGATGACAAAAAAACAGGAATGAATCGCCGAGCTTTCCTTAAAGGCGGCGGAGCGGCTCTTGCCGCGGCCGCGCTTACTGTTCCTGCTGCGGCCAGTGCGTCAACAACTGCTTCTGCTACAGGCCAATCGCTACAGGTTTGGTCGTGTGGAGGACTGGCAGAAGCTTTTATACAGGCCAATAAGATTTGGGAACAGAAAACGGGAATTCATATTTCCTATACAGGTGCATTCGCCGGAGCTCTCGGTAAGTCTTTACTCGGCAGTGCTCAAACTGAAGTATTTGCACCTCGCGTTCTCAGTTTAGCTAAAAAGCTGAAAGAACAGGGGAAAATGCTTTCTTTCCGTCCGCTGTGCTTTACAAAATATGTTCTGATTACGCCCAAAGGTAACCCCGCCGGAATTACATCAATAGCAGATCTCAAACGGTCCGAAGTGAAAACTCTGCTTTCCCCTGACTCTTCGCCTCCAGGTGGAGCTGCGGTTATGGGATTACTCAAAAAAAGCGGCGTAGTGAAAGAGGCTACTGCCAACGCTGTCCGGCTCGGATCATGTGTACAGCATGATGTCGCTGATGTTGCCAGCGGAGAATGTGATGCCTCCGTGGTTGAACTGCGCATCACGCGGTTGCCACGCTACAAGGATGCCTTTGACATCATAGATATCCCTGAAGAATTTTTTCCGGCACCTCCTATCCCGTTCAATATAGGTGTTATGAAATGGGCCAAGGATAAGAAAATGGCGGAAGAATACGTTAACTTTATATGTTCCGAGACTGGTCAGGCTTGTTTTGAGAACGCAGGTTTTATTCCCGCGCTTTCAGCGGAAGGCGAACGACTGGCTAAAAAATACGGAGTTATCGATGGCTAA
- a CDS encoding 4Fe-4S binding protein, translating into MAKSQWIRRVIQAGSLYFLGTFSYYGVFRCPFAVPFTSCENCPVIQCPGKKIWLSAWIGILMSALIFGRAFCSHACPAGMVSELLSRFAIFKSKIKGALDKSLSYLKYGVLAVSLYLFWFMHNPRWAVPIRTGEFIQSTALTFEHALPIWLIRTGFVVGALALSILIPHFWCRYLCPTGAALEPFRKFSLFGYKMNKSCTDCGKCNRLCDLETRPAEHNCNNCGACKSVCPVEAIELKSSFSSSNKVKK; encoded by the coding sequence ATGGCTAAATCACAATGGATTCGTCGTGTCATCCAAGCCGGATCGCTATATTTTCTTGGAACATTTTCCTACTACGGGGTATTCCGCTGTCCATTTGCAGTGCCATTTACAAGTTGCGAGAACTGCCCTGTCATTCAGTGTCCGGGTAAAAAAATATGGCTGAGTGCATGGATCGGCATTCTCATGTCCGCACTTATTTTCGGCAGAGCCTTCTGCTCCCACGCCTGCCCTGCCGGTATGGTCTCGGAACTGCTCAGCCGTTTTGCTATATTTAAAAGTAAGATTAAAGGTGCACTGGATAAAAGTCTTTCATACTTGAAATACGGCGTGCTGGCGGTGTCACTGTACTTGTTCTGGTTTATGCACAACCCGCGCTGGGCAGTACCTATCCGCACAGGAGAATTTATTCAGTCAACGGCGTTGACCTTTGAGCACGCTTTACCGATCTGGTTAATACGCACAGGTTTTGTCGTTGGAGCGTTAGCACTGAGTATTCTTATACCGCACTTCTGGTGCCGTTATCTATGCCCGACCGGAGCCGCGCTGGAGCCGTTTCGCAAATTCTCACTGTTTGGCTACAAGATGAATAAATCCTGCACTGATTGCGGCAAATGCAACAGGCTGTGTGATCTGGAAACCCGTCCGGCAGAGCATAACTGTAATAACTGCGGAGCCTGCAAATCAGTCTGCCCTGTTGAAGCTATTGAACTGAAAAGCAGTTTCTCATCATCTAATAAAGTTAAAAAATAA